Proteins from a genomic interval of Sphingopyxis sp. QXT-31:
- a CDS encoding S41 family peptidase gives MIRSQRLLPLLLAAAMPLAAMPVHAEEAAAAPDVKSDAVAEAYAVLLARDYVYPETGQRYAAAIRAAIKAGRYASLSGDALAKAIDEDVNAVSPDGHLRVRPPAGSTPAAAVPGGAPPRPRSPNLPAIEQPGWIAPGIAYIRFNLFPQDEAVTAAAAKFMADHADAKAIIFDIRTHRGGGMDQMDVMFPWLFAEPTRLVTMATRESVDAQGGSPIAGLASMRAAKGDAGMVTREHWATPNADTRLRDAKIYVLTSGASGSAAEHFALAMKHTKRGTLVGDATGGANHFGYGEELGGGFQAFIPVGRTYDPVTGKDWEGDGVAPDVAVPAADALVRVLTDLGVAADEAKRLSDAHVPGAPMERRRPRSAPAPATGG, from the coding sequence ATGATTCGTTCGCAGCGCCTTTTGCCGCTCCTGCTCGCCGCGGCGATGCCGCTTGCCGCCATGCCTGTCCACGCCGAGGAAGCGGCGGCGGCGCCCGATGTGAAGAGCGATGCCGTTGCCGAAGCCTATGCCGTGCTGCTGGCGCGCGACTATGTCTATCCCGAGACGGGGCAGCGTTATGCCGCGGCGATCCGCGCGGCGATCAAGGCGGGGCGCTATGCCTCGCTGTCGGGCGACGCGCTGGCGAAGGCGATCGACGAGGACGTCAACGCGGTATCGCCCGACGGCCATTTGCGCGTGCGCCCGCCCGCGGGCAGCACCCCCGCCGCGGCGGTGCCGGGCGGCGCTCCGCCCCGCCCGCGCTCGCCCAACCTGCCCGCGATCGAGCAGCCGGGATGGATCGCGCCGGGCATCGCCTATATCCGCTTCAACCTGTTCCCGCAGGACGAAGCGGTGACCGCGGCGGCGGCGAAATTCATGGCCGATCATGCCGATGCCAAGGCGATCATCTTCGACATCCGCACGCATCGCGGCGGCGGGATGGACCAGATGGACGTCATGTTCCCCTGGCTGTTCGCCGAGCCGACGCGGCTGGTGACGATGGCGACGCGCGAGTCGGTCGATGCGCAGGGCGGATCGCCGATCGCGGGGCTCGCCTCGATGCGCGCCGCCAAGGGCGACGCGGGCATGGTGACGCGCGAGCATTGGGCGACGCCGAACGCCGACACGCGGCTGCGCGATGCCAAAATCTATGTGCTGACATCGGGCGCGAGCGGCTCGGCGGCCGAGCATTTCGCGCTGGCGATGAAGCATACGAAGCGCGGCACGCTGGTCGGCGACGCGACCGGCGGCGCCAATCATTTCGGCTATGGCGAGGAACTGGGCGGCGGCTTTCAGGCCTTCATCCCCGTCGGGCGCACCTATGACCCGGTGACCGGCAAGGATTGGGAGGGCGACGGCGTCGCCCCAGACGTCGCGGTGCCGGCGGCCGATGCGCTGGTGCGCGTGCTCACGGACCTGGGCGTGGCGGCAGACGAGGCGAAGCGTCTGTCCGATGCGCATGTGCCCGGAGCGCCGATGGAACGGCGGCGTCCGCGGTCGGCACCGGCCCCGGCCACCGGCGGCTGA